Proteins from a genomic interval of Desulfuromonas sp.:
- a CDS encoding pilus assembly protein PilZ, which yields MSKDSSTAGGGVQKNKRKNLRAPILTLRVKLDDGQKVFFGYAKNISASGMFIASVNPKDPGQVYQVEIPLPAPIYKTIQCTCEVIWNRHYDRKCQHEPGMGLQFIDLTADVADDIDRWVAESGEM from the coding sequence ATGAGCAAGGACAGCAGTACTGCCGGCGGTGGCGTCCAGAAAAACAAGCGGAAGAATCTGCGCGCGCCGATTCTGACTTTGCGGGTCAAGCTCGATGACGGGCAAAAGGTCTTCTTCGGCTATGCCAAGAACATCAGCGCCTCCGGGATGTTCATCGCATCGGTCAATCCTAAAGATCCCGGCCAGGTTTATCAGGTTGAAATCCCCCTGCCCGCCCCAATCTACAAAACCATTCAGTGTACCTGCGAAGTCATCTGGAATCGCCATTATGACAGAAAATGTCAGCACGAGCCGGGCATGGGCTTGCAATTCATCGATCTCACTGCCGACGTTGCCGACGATATCGATCGTTGGGTTGCCGAATCGGGTGAAATGTAA
- a CDS encoding methyl-accepting chemotaxis protein — protein MNLALNLRWKILISLVGLTFVSLCGALIFFSSKSETELNKSMAARVDQVANFVDSTISFKETEITNYIKLISSNVDLVNAVYYASLTDDDTQLANVIDAAQSVFDLDLIQVVSQEGNLMIRNLADELTIEAASGADHPLLAQALNGEVSHGVTVFDNRLSITTVAPIKLQDSQIGIMVGVDFLDNSFADEIQHISGATIAFYDSEGVISTSNTAIEGTNLAEIFARGENTLEIEETPYAIFSKKLGQSGKSMLVAVNRSDMAEASSSITRTLFTILILVTVIGIVVALAVSGSITRPLAAIVSTLKEIAEGEGDLTRTLEVKSKDEVGELAENFNRFAAKMRTMIARIHNVAGDLNQASDQIKSASTTVNNSNQQQSQSLEESFQALQGIDESISGVAESTGSLVESAEASSSATLELGATIEQIASQMEKLFSTVDEVSSSINEMSVSSQQVAENVEILSSSTEVTASSIIELDASIKEIEENAEKTHNLSEEAARDAEEGKAAVDETINGIGEIRETVDRATSAIQDLGAQSNEIGKILTVIDEIADQTSLLALNAAIIAAQAGEHGKGFAVVADEIRELAERTAVSTREIALIINNLQSGTREAVEAMEAGSRRVHEEVERSKGTGTALDQIRTSTLNASEQVRGIVRATQEQSRGSRQITDSINQISSMLGQIAAAIKQQTDGARQLAHAAEAMKEIASQGKLSTAEQAKGSRQINTSMEQIRNMIERIDAATREQTQRSRQVVEAVGKIREISEENSERTSELDQVAEILTKQTMALEDEVGAFKV, from the coding sequence ATGAACCTCGCTCTCAATCTCAGGTGGAAAATCCTCATCAGTCTTGTCGGCCTTACTTTTGTTTCACTCTGCGGTGCACTGATATTTTTCTCCAGCAAGAGCGAAACCGAGCTCAACAAAAGCATGGCCGCCCGGGTCGACCAGGTAGCCAATTTTGTCGACAGCACAATCAGTTTCAAAGAGACCGAGATCACCAATTACATCAAGCTGATTTCGTCCAACGTCGACCTCGTCAATGCTGTCTACTACGCCAGCCTGACCGACGACGATACCCAGTTGGCCAATGTCATCGATGCCGCTCAGTCGGTTTTTGACCTCGACCTGATTCAGGTCGTGTCGCAGGAAGGCAATCTGATGATTCGCAATCTCGCCGATGAATTAACCATCGAGGCCGCCAGCGGAGCGGACCATCCGCTGCTCGCCCAGGCCCTGAACGGAGAGGTCAGTCACGGCGTCACCGTTTTTGATAACAGGCTGTCAATCACAACCGTTGCACCGATCAAGCTGCAGGATTCACAAATCGGCATCATGGTCGGTGTCGATTTTCTTGACAATTCTTTTGCCGACGAGATTCAGCATATCAGCGGCGCCACCATCGCTTTTTACGATAGCGAGGGAGTCATTTCAACCTCGAATACGGCCATCGAAGGGACCAACCTCGCGGAAATTTTTGCCCGGGGGGAGAACACACTCGAGATTGAAGAAACTCCTTATGCCATATTTTCGAAGAAACTCGGTCAGAGCGGAAAATCGATGCTGGTCGCGGTTAATCGCAGCGACATGGCCGAAGCGAGCAGCAGCATCACCCGAACCCTGTTCACTATCCTGATCCTGGTGACCGTTATCGGGATTGTCGTTGCACTCGCCGTTTCGGGAAGCATCACGCGTCCGCTTGCCGCGATCGTCAGCACCCTGAAGGAGATCGCCGAGGGCGAAGGCGACCTGACCCGAACGCTTGAGGTCAAAAGTAAAGACGAAGTCGGTGAACTGGCGGAAAACTTCAATCGCTTCGCTGCCAAAATGCGGACGATGATCGCCCGTATCCATAATGTTGCCGGCGACCTTAACCAGGCGAGTGACCAGATCAAATCGGCGTCGACCACGGTTAACAACAGCAATCAGCAACAGTCCCAGTCACTGGAGGAATCGTTTCAGGCTCTGCAGGGCATTGACGAAAGTATCTCCGGCGTCGCCGAGAGCACCGGCTCGCTGGTCGAATCAGCCGAGGCGAGCTCCTCGGCAACCCTCGAACTCGGAGCGACCATTGAACAGATCGCCTCACAGATGGAAAAGCTCTTTTCGACTGTCGACGAGGTATCCAGTTCGATCAATGAAATGTCGGTCTCTTCGCAACAGGTTGCCGAAAACGTTGAGATCCTTTCCTCCTCAACCGAGGTTACGGCCTCCTCGATCATCGAGCTCGACGCCTCGATCAAGGAAATCGAGGAGAATGCCGAAAAAACCCACAACCTTTCGGAAGAAGCGGCCCGCGATGCCGAGGAAGGCAAGGCAGCCGTCGATGAAACGATTAACGGCATCGGTGAAATCCGCGAAACAGTCGACCGGGCGACGTCGGCAATTCAGGACCTCGGCGCCCAATCGAATGAAATCGGCAAGATCCTGACGGTTATCGACGAAATCGCCGACCAGACCAGCCTGCTGGCGCTGAATGCCGCAATTATAGCCGCCCAGGCCGGAGAGCACGGCAAGGGCTTTGCCGTTGTCGCCGATGAAATTCGCGAACTGGCCGAACGGACCGCAGTCTCGACCCGCGAGATAGCACTGATTATCAACAACCTGCAAAGCGGCACCAGGGAAGCGGTTGAAGCAATGGAAGCGGGCAGCCGGCGCGTTCATGAAGAGGTCGAGCGCTCCAAGGGGACCGGAACCGCCCTCGATCAGATCCGCACCAGTACCCTCAACGCATCGGAACAGGTTCGCGGCATCGTCCGGGCGACCCAGGAACAATCACGCGGCAGTCGCCAGATCACCGACTCGATCAATCAGATCTCGAGCATGCTTGGCCAGATCGCCGCCGCCATCAAGCAACAGACCGACGGCGCCCGCCAACTCGCCCATGCCGCCGAGGCAATGAAGGAAATCGCTTCGCAAGGCAAGCTGAGTACGGCCGAGCAGGCCAAGGGGAGCCGGCAGATCAATACCAGCATGGAACAGATCCGCAACATGATCGAGCGGATCGATGCGGCGACCCGCGAGCAGACCCAGCGCAGCCGACAGGTCGTCGAGGCGGTCGGCAAAATCCGCGAAATTTCCGAAGAGAACTCCGAGCGGACCTCCGAGCTTGATCAGGTGGCAGAGATCCTGACAAAACAGACGATGGCTCTCGAGGACGAAGTCGGTGCCTTCAAGGTATGA
- a CDS encoding MBL fold metallo-hydrolase — protein MEVTLLGTGTSTGIPVPGCDCPVCTSDDPRNNRTRCSLLVRHNGKNILIDTATDLRQQVLREKISRIDAVLLTHTHADHIHGIDDLRPFNKSGDDPIPVYAADEAIRSMRRNFAYIFGNGERSGYCPRLSLHEIDGRFNLCGLEIIPVPLRHGNGNSLGFRFGPIAYLTDCNEIPAAAKSLLNNLEVLIIDALRFRPHTSHFNIAEAIKAAEQIGAKRTLLTHLSHEIEHGKHETGLPDGVEFAFDGQKLHLAIRHDNGELSLPTDPVSH, from the coding sequence ATCGAAGTCACGCTTCTCGGCACCGGCACCAGTACCGGAATTCCGGTGCCGGGATGCGATTGTCCGGTCTGCACATCTGATGATCCACGCAACAACCGCACCCGCTGCAGCCTTCTGGTCCGACACAACGGTAAAAATATCCTGATCGATACCGCCACCGATCTGCGTCAGCAGGTTCTGCGTGAAAAGATCTCCCGTATCGACGCGGTACTCCTGACTCACACCCATGCCGATCACATCCACGGAATCGACGATCTTCGCCCATTCAATAAGTCGGGGGATGATCCGATTCCGGTCTATGCCGCCGACGAAGCGATCCGCTCGATGCGGCGAAACTTTGCTTATATCTTCGGCAACGGCGAACGTTCCGGCTACTGCCCGCGCCTCAGCCTTCACGAGATCGACGGCCGATTCAATCTCTGCGGGCTTGAGATCATCCCGGTTCCGCTCCGGCACGGCAACGGCAACTCCCTTGGATTCCGATTCGGACCAATCGCCTACCTGACCGACTGCAACGAAATTCCGGCCGCAGCGAAATCGCTGCTGAACAACCTTGAGGTTCTGATTATCGACGCCCTTCGTTTCCGGCCGCATACTTCACATTTCAATATCGCCGAGGCGATAAAAGCGGCCGAACAGATTGGTGCTAAAAGGACCCTGTTGACCCACTTGAGCCACGAGATCGAACACGGGAAACATGAGACCGGCCTGCCGGATGGCGTTGAGTTTGCGTTTGATGGTCAAAAACTTCACTTGGCAATTCGACATGATAACGGTGAGTTATCCTTGCCAACTGACCCTGTTTCACATTAG
- a CDS encoding TIGR04442 family protein, protein MYQEVRLHGHIDETIEYFATAAARDAYQCYFYETKGDSLRFFSPGNEFIIDKEGVNHRGNGGSFCEYMFGVDQPLPDLAKGDVRNRLILYGATYEEGNNALTFTDRSDGHLTYDRIFFEGNALYNYYFFMTGSVSGRVRNQQEDILRLLGKVLKRSENVSFSDDSPLVEELFDLLGHKSSMYLVKLINKKHKAYHDAFTDLYFTHKSIPDEEYDNLKQLADQLGIDKYQQERIRIDVMYKHPDNRRIVDEYKSILIECNQKGSITHQENARLTRLKTLSVRNKIPSALFYTLDEMLKHDKLVDLDEQGYISETRQILTGIFLHEQEIDANLNNEDMIKLLHAKRQASENRDHMFEQLLLDTGKTCDEKIRDGADLQLLEMFSYIVTYFDRYDSTSANINQLAFMENVHFTEEIIRSLLGNREEFNSLSSGTFSELFFESIFDNKYLGQFGRKKIICLQNGLEQINDGRMTVQGLLGRLKNIDKEEKLYRILLAHVKERIRNFYSKYNTKAEQDALREEITEELINKKILADEIPADLFRAVVVNIKKEAIYVHNLLPQVIAEKDPALREDFLENSGLDRFYVEELEREYFELNELDMEDLYQIRKGLNNVAA, encoded by the coding sequence ATGTATCAGGAAGTGCGACTTCACGGACATATCGATGAGACCATCGAGTACTTCGCCACAGCTGCGGCACGTGACGCCTACCAGTGTTATTTTTACGAGACCAAGGGTGACTCCCTTCGTTTTTTCTCCCCCGGCAATGAATTTATCATCGACAAAGAGGGAGTCAATCATCGGGGCAACGGCGGATCTTTTTGCGAGTACATGTTCGGTGTCGACCAGCCTTTGCCTGACCTCGCCAAGGGAGATGTCCGCAACCGCCTGATCCTCTATGGCGCGACGTACGAGGAGGGGAATAACGCCCTCACCTTTACCGACCGCAGCGACGGTCACCTGACCTATGATCGAATCTTTTTCGAGGGGAACGCACTCTATAACTACTATTTCTTCATGACCGGTTCGGTCTCCGGCCGGGTCCGCAATCAACAGGAGGATATTCTCCGCCTCCTCGGCAAGGTTCTCAAAAGAAGCGAAAATGTCAGCTTCTCCGACGATTCACCTCTGGTCGAAGAGCTGTTCGATCTGCTCGGTCACAAAAGTTCAATGTACCTGGTCAAACTGATCAACAAGAAACACAAGGCCTACCACGACGCATTTACCGACCTCTACTTTACCCACAAGTCGATTCCTGATGAAGAATACGATAATCTCAAGCAGCTCGCCGACCAGCTCGGTATCGACAAATACCAGCAGGAGCGGATCCGGATTGACGTTATGTACAAGCATCCGGACAACCGCCGGATTGTCGACGAATACAAGAGTATCCTGATCGAGTGCAACCAGAAGGGTTCGATAACCCACCAGGAGAATGCCCGCCTGACCCGGCTCAAGACCCTCTCGGTGCGCAACAAGATCCCTTCGGCCCTGTTCTACACGCTCGACGAGATGCTCAAACACGACAAACTGGTCGACCTCGACGAGCAGGGATACATCTCGGAGACCCGCCAGATACTGACCGGGATCTTCCTGCATGAACAGGAGATCGACGCCAACCTGAATAATGAGGATATGATCAAGCTGCTGCACGCCAAGCGCCAGGCGAGTGAGAACCGTGACCACATGTTCGAACAGCTTCTGCTTGATACCGGCAAGACATGCGATGAAAAGATCCGCGACGGGGCCGACCTGCAGCTGCTCGAAATGTTCTCCTATATCGTCACTTACTTTGACCGCTACGACAGCACCTCGGCCAACATCAACCAGCTCGCCTTCATGGAAAACGTCCACTTTACTGAAGAGATCATCCGCTCTCTGCTCGGCAACCGCGAGGAATTCAACAGCCTCTCGAGCGGGACCTTCAGCGAGCTCTTCTTCGAATCGATATTCGACAACAAGTACCTCGGCCAGTTCGGTCGCAAAAAAATTATCTGCCTGCAGAACGGCCTCGAGCAGATCAATGACGGCCGGATGACAGTGCAGGGCCTTCTTGGCCGCCTCAAGAATATCGACAAGGAAGAGAAGCTCTACCGGATCCTGCTCGCCCATGTCAAGGAACGGATCCGCAATTTCTATTCGAAGTACAACACCAAGGCCGAGCAGGATGCGCTGCGCGAAGAGATTACCGAGGAGTTGATCAACAAGAAGATCCTTGCCGATGAAATACCGGCCGATCTTTTCCGCGCGGTCGTTGTCAACATCAAGAAGGAGGCAATCTACGTCCACAACCTGCTGCCCCAGGTCATTGCTGAAAAAGACCCGGCCCTGCGCGAGGATTTCCTCGAAAACAGCGGCCTCGACCGCTTCTATGTCGAAGAACTCGAGCGCGAATATTTCGAGCTCAACGAACTCGACATGGAAGATCTCTACCAGATCCGCAAGGGACTCAACAACGTCGCCGCCTGA
- the fusA gene encoding elongation factor G has protein sequence MSRPAPETIRNIGIISHIDAGKTTVSERILYYTDEIHKMGEVHDGLATIDWMDQEQERGITITASCTSCSWKNHWINIIDTPGHIDFTIEVERSLRVLDGALTIFSAVEGVQPQSESVWHQASRYNVPRICLINKMDRVGADYREVLRQIEEQLHGRPILLQLPLGNEGEFRGIVDLLEEKLILFTEDDQGRSLTEEAIPANLQNEATTAREALTEAAADFDDTIMADFLEGNPVAADRVRAALRRGVLAGEIFPVLLGSALRNKGIQPVLDAICAYLPSPQDVPPLTASDAASHEEVKLELTEKQPLCALAFKVVSDEGRKLTFLRIYSGHLKAGGTLINSGTGVKERAARLFRMHAHKRQRVEEAFAGDIVAATGIKEVLTGDTLCAPERLLLLESMQFPEPVISLAVEPKDVTAKDKLLPSLEKLQWEDPTFRVREDADTGQTILAGMGELHLEVIVQRLARDFGVEVNTGKPQVVYREALQQAVQHRETFAREFEGKAQYGDIEISLTPLKRGSGITITVPTTEEATAIPATWLEELKPGLEQACRSGIHVGYPLTDLDVKITKIHPTGDTTVTGLKAAAQRGLTEAARKGKPTLLEPIMELEIIVPSDYAGQVIGGLQQKRGKVEGMNSRAGNEIIRAHTPLSEMFGYMTELRSATKGRGMFSMEFSHFDIAPAETLRRFGLK, from the coding sequence ATGTCACGACCCGCACCGGAAACGATTCGCAATATCGGCATCATCTCGCACATCGATGCCGGCAAGACAACCGTCTCCGAGCGGATTCTTTACTACACCGATGAGATTCACAAGATGGGCGAAGTCCATGACGGTCTGGCGACCATTGACTGGATGGACCAGGAGCAGGAGCGCGGTATCACGATCACCGCTTCCTGCACCTCCTGCAGCTGGAAGAACCACTGGATCAACATCATCGACACCCCCGGCCACATCGACTTCACAATCGAGGTTGAACGCTCGCTGCGCGTTCTTGACGGTGCGCTCACCATCTTCAGCGCGGTCGAGGGGGTCCAGCCGCAATCGGAATCGGTCTGGCACCAGGCTTCCCGCTACAACGTTCCGCGCATCTGTCTGATTAACAAGATGGACCGGGTCGGCGCCGACTACCGGGAGGTGCTCCGCCAGATTGAGGAGCAACTGCACGGTCGGCCGATCCTGCTCCAGCTGCCGCTCGGCAACGAGGGGGAATTCCGCGGTATCGTCGACCTGCTTGAAGAGAAACTGATTCTTTTTACCGAGGACGATCAAGGCCGCTCGCTGACCGAAGAGGCAATCCCGGCCAACCTGCAGAATGAAGCAACCACCGCCCGCGAAGCGCTCACCGAAGCGGCCGCCGATTTCGACGATACCATCATGGCCGATTTCCTCGAGGGGAATCCGGTTGCAGCCGATCGGGTCCGCGCCGCCCTGCGCCGCGGCGTTCTGGCCGGCGAAATTTTCCCGGTACTGCTCGGATCGGCTTTACGCAACAAGGGGATCCAGCCGGTTCTCGACGCAATCTGCGCCTATCTGCCATCACCACAAGATGTTCCGCCGCTGACCGCCAGCGACGCCGCCAGCCACGAAGAAGTGAAGCTTGAGCTCACCGAAAAGCAACCGCTTTGCGCCCTCGCCTTCAAGGTTGTCTCCGACGAAGGCCGCAAGCTGACTTTTCTGCGTATCTATTCCGGCCACCTCAAGGCGGGCGGCACCCTGATCAACAGCGGCACCGGCGTCAAGGAGCGGGCGGCCCGGCTCTTCCGGATGCACGCACACAAGCGGCAGCGGGTCGAGGAGGCATTCGCCGGCGACATCGTCGCCGCCACCGGCATCAAGGAGGTCCTGACCGGCGACACCCTCTGCGCCCCGGAGCGGCTGTTGTTGCTCGAAAGCATGCAGTTCCCGGAACCGGTCATCTCTCTGGCGGTCGAGCCGAAAGATGTGACCGCCAAGGACAAGCTGTTGCCTTCACTCGAAAAACTTCAGTGGGAGGACCCGACCTTCCGGGTCCGTGAGGATGCCGACACCGGGCAGACGATTCTGGCCGGCATGGGCGAGCTCCACCTCGAAGTGATCGTCCAGCGCCTGGCCCGCGATTTCGGAGTCGAGGTCAACACCGGCAAACCACAGGTCGTCTACCGAGAGGCGCTGCAGCAGGCGGTACAGCACCGGGAAACCTTCGCGCGCGAATTTGAAGGAAAGGCCCAGTACGGCGATATCGAGATCAGCCTGACACCACTGAAACGCGGGAGCGGCATTACCATCACCGTTCCGACAACTGAAGAGGCCACCGCGATACCGGCTACCTGGCTCGAGGAGTTGAAACCCGGCCTCGAACAGGCCTGCCGTTCCGGCATTCATGTCGGCTACCCGCTGACTGACCTCGATGTTAAAATCACCAAAATCCACCCGACCGGCGACACCACCGTGACCGGCCTCAAAGCGGCTGCCCAACGCGGCCTGACTGAAGCCGCCCGCAAGGGCAAACCGACCCTGCTCGAACCGATCATGGAACTTGAAATCATCGTCCCCTCCGATTACGCCGGCCAGGTCATCGGCGGCCTGCAACAGAAACGGGGCAAGGTCGAAGGGATGAACAGCCGGGCCGGCAACGAGATCATTCGTGCCCACACCCCTCTTTCGGAGATGTTTGGATATATGACCGAACTCCGCAGCGCCACCAAGGGCCGCGGCATGTTCAGCATGGAGTTTTCTCATTTTGATATCGCACCGGCTGAAACGCTCAGGCGTTTCGGGTTGAAGTAA